The following proteins are co-located in the Plasmodium brasilianum strain Bolivian I chromosome 11, whole genome shotgun sequence genome:
- a CDS encoding zinc finger protein gives MSVGVPVTKSFNKLKKYPYEINKFDRRETNEYFYLPVDCPRMKKCDDAYCPLAHTKLEKIFHPIVYKTQACQMAKDGACDYFQKCAFYHDSNDKNEAHLNWTIWEKKWDKWRNNIDTILTQHNKNDKEIRRKVESILKIRMPHFNYSTNKNNLFFNKNMSYNSTWPNLSNISGTNVGNSSIGNSGVVNSGMVNSSMIGSTMVGSSLVSSNMVSNSAVSSSVGSNSVGSNNMGSSCIGNNNNKMNSVNNILCNSLNSPLMQCPTSLFNNTWNKHLNGSKKNFKNGNEGKHNNMNSSINSNINSNMNSNINSNINSNINSNINSSINSNINGNSNNNSNSCWMNEINDIGNMNFEKTSHMNTNIVGKNNAYYDETLSYNSNATDCGMNLDMLDNNAYKVVEFCFTDYETNRNNSSNNSSCNNNNSSNNNSSSNINSSSNINSSSNINSSSNNNINSYGSNNSNNCKDDSAEIFNVHLVNSFFSLHGPKGIENERQSSSNISSNNNNIYGGNIFQDVKYNKTCEYIPNISEEISDNRYKKSHTLSANFKENFITDMNSSVNNFELTNSKYFCNNSNNTAIFDNYVNLSTFFDVNVNNKLNSFTNISNCNTFDHLTFDEMTKNNNANNFFLSNENVVVEGANNMRNGEQIADVNSGSLKEEVKWEKEEKEEKGVKEGKEEMAVNSASNLLGGSGGKTANKISKKGKNKKGVANGLSNTSNNITAVVASSNTVNNESSNNNSNATRSGNNVKEPNFSEIISPKNSENKCEAHDKKKNNKKENRQNKNCINEKDPDENKNGNNKMSHEKEKNDDDCKSIENTSFLDKEKNKNMKNKNNENQNNNKKNNNTATNNNNSVAKNAGKHAKKSVTENANNNNNTKDKKMNEQNSENVCNEGSFSNRKNIPCFQLKRSYSDVSSENKNNNDCSTPKNNNSSNNGSCNNFNSSNITCNNGSNAKEIDKCNNNELVNNSDKINKKKINNNSATSNSACNNANINVSNNVSNNESNNASNKDHKHNAAISGSIICEKADKKNNINDSVSFNHQISRDDKYVKCVDINEEDDKRKKKNIDNNKNNFLNGKDNSCKGSSNSVAKTPVNNVKVSANENNIHSSSDNVGNAPNGSVATTLIHSPPRINSHDKENKKKNNTTTTNNCNNDSNNNTANTCNNDSNNNTTNNCNNDSNNNTTNNCNNDSNNNTTNNCNNDSNNNITNNSNSGINNNITNNSNSGSNNNITNNSNSGSNNNNKITFGYVNNKENINNSNHSATNANCSIRRTSAIESMPNSDNIGGDKKYVNNSLGVNYTYKKDNMFLNELNKMNEYCISNKRIIKGQNNIFCNSSRNNMENMIDSCISIDNKSEEFEHYKNMNTNYSKKNNNKSFFKKEKSLNMEVQGISDDNTISSTLDEHMNRILKGNNRTNDSNNIFFRKDEIFSSAGNNNCFENNIENSIENSIENSNKCEDYNLNDNEVNESFDYTNNLLNIFLSCNSINENFDEVNEGSTNFDEYKSDTNSFNNIEKSMTNICEIFNNSSNNNSNLFGNYNFYGQTCLQCKHYKNEIKNLMQQVQFLREELLRYKQIIIASGINDNFDNKFNNWNYN, from the coding sequence tacgaaataaataaatttgatAGAAGAGaaacaaatgaatatttttatttacctgTTGACTGTCCTCGTATGAAAAAATGTGATGATGCATATTGTCCATTAGCACACACAAAATTAGAAAAGATATTTCATCCCATAGTATACAAAACACAAGCTTGTCAAATGGCAAAAGATGGAGCTTGTGATTACTTTCAGAAATGTGCTTTTTATCATGATTcgaatgataaaaatgaggCACATTTAAATTGGACCAtttgggaaaaaaaatgggacAAATGGAGGAATAATATTGATACTATTTTAACtcaacataataaaaatgataaagaaataagaagaaaagtagaaagtattttaaaaatacgtATGCctcattttaattatagtacaaataaaaataacctattttttaacaaaaatatgtcTTATAATTCTACTTGGCCAAATTTGAGTAATATCAGTGGAACAAACGTAGGAAATAGTAGCATAGGGAATAGTGGTGTAGTAAATAGTGGTATGGTAAACAGTAGCATGATAGGTAGTACTATGGTGGGTAGTAGCTTAGTAAGTAGTAACATGGTGAGTAACAGTGCAGTAAGTAGTAGCGTAGGAAGTAATAGCGTAGGAAGCAACAACATGGGAAGTAGCTGCATAGGAaataacaacaacaaaaTGAACAGCGTAAATAACATCTTGTGCAACTCTTTGAATTCTCCACTAATGCAATGTCCCACCTCTCTTTTTAACAACACATGgaataaacatttaaatggtagtaaaaaaaatttcaaaaatggAAACGAAGgtaaacataataatatgaatagtagtattaatagtaatattaatagtaatatgaatagtaatattaatagtaatattaatagtaatattaatagtaatattaatagtagtattaatagtaatattaatggtaatagtaataataacagtaactCATGCTGGATGAATGAGATAAATGATATTGGAAATATGAATTTTGAGAAAACCTCACATATGAACACAAATATTgtgggaaaaaataatgcatatTATGATGAGACATTAAGTTACAATAGTAATGCTACAGATTGTGGGATGAATCTTGATATGTTGGATAACAATGCATATAAAGTTGTtgaattttgttttactgaTTATGAAACAAATAGGAATAACAGCAGCAACAATAGTAGTtgtaataacaacaatagcAGTAACAACAACAGTAGCAGTAACATCAACAGTAGCAGTAACATCAACAGTAGCAGTAACATCAACAGTAGCAGTAACAACAACATTAACAGTTACGGCAGTAACAACAGTAACAACTGCAAGGACGATAGTGCCgaaatttttaatgttcATTTGGTGAATTCCTTCTTTTCATTACATGGTCCTAAAGGAATAGAAAATGAAAGGCAAAGTTCTTCAAATATTAGTagcaataacaacaatatatatggaggtaatatttttcaagacgtgaaatataacaaaacatGTGAATATATTCCAAACATTTCAGAAGAAATAAGCGATAACCGATATAAAAAATCACACACTTTATCCgctaattttaaagaaaattttataacagatatgaacagttcagttaacaattttgaattaactaattcaaaatatttttgcaataattctaataataCAGCTATATTCGATAACTACGTGAACTTGTCTACTTTCTTTGACgtaaatgttaataataagtTAAATAGTTTTACGAATATTTCAAACTGTAATACGTTCGACCACCTGACTTTTGATGAGATGaccaaaaataataatgctaataattttttcctgtCAAATGAAAATGTAGTAGTAGAAGGAGCAAACAACATGAGAAATGGTGAACAGATAGCAGATGTAAACAGTGGAAGTTTGAAGGAAGAGGTGAAATGggagaaagaagaaaaggaagaaaagggagtaaaagaaggaaaagaagaaatggCAGTAAACAGTGCTAGTAATTTATTAGGGGGAAGTGGTGGAAAGACCGCAAATAAGATATCGAAAAagggtaaaaataaaaagggtGTTGCAAATGGTTTAAGTAATACTAGCAATAACATTACCGCTGTAGTTGCAAGTAGTAACACTGTGAACAACGAAAGTAGTAACAACAATAGTAACGCTACTCGAAGTGGTAATAATGTGAAAGAGCCTAATTTTAGCGAGATCATTAGCCCAAAAAACAGCGAAAATAAATGTGAGGCACatgataaaaagaagaacaataaaaaggaaaatcgacaaaacaaaaattgcattaatgaaaaagatccagatgaaaacaaaaatggaaataacaaaatgtcgcatgaaaaggaaaagaacgATGATGATTGTAAAAGTATTGAAAACACTTCTTTTTtagataaggaaaaaaataaaaatatgaaaaataaaaacaatgaaaatcagaataataataaaaagaataataacacagcaacaaataataacaacagcGTTGCTAAAAATGCGGGAAAACATGCAAAGAAAAGTGTAACAGAGAAtgctaataataataataacacaaaagataaaaagatGAATGAGCAGAATAGTGAAAATGTTTGTAATGAAGGTTCATTTAgtaacagaaaaaatataccatGTTTTCAACTAAAAAGAAGTTATAGTGATGTTAGCTCggaaaataagaataacaaTGATTGTAGTACCCCCAAgaataataacagtagtaataatgGTAGTTGTAATAATTTCAATAGTAGCAATATCACCTGTAATAATGGCAGTAACGCCAAAGAGATAGATAAGTGCAATAACAATGAGCTCGTTAACAACAGtgacaaaattaataaaaagaaaattaataacaatagtgCAACAAGTAATAGTGCGTGTAACAATGCGAATATTAATGTGAGTAATAATGTGAGTAATAATGAGAGTAATAATGCAAGTAATAAAGACCATAAGCACAATGCAGCAATCAGCGGCAGCATTATCTGTGAAAAAGcggacaaaaaaaacaacattAATGATAGCGTTAGTTTTAACCACCAAATTAGTAGAGatgataaatatgtaaaatgtgTAGATATTAATGAAGAAGAtgataagagaaaaaaaaaaaatatagataacaATAAgaataactttttaaatgGTAAGGACAATAGCTGTAAAGGAAGCAGTAACAGTGTAGCAAAGACCCCCGTTAATAATGTTAAGGTAAGTGCAAATGAAAACAATATTCACAGTAGTAGTGATAATGTGGGTAATGCTCCTAATGGTTCTGTTGCTACCACGTTGATCCATAGTCCACCGAGAATTAACAGTCATGacaaagaaaacaaaaaaaaaaacaatactactactactaataattgtaataacgatagtaataataatactgcTAATACTTGTAATAAcgatagtaataataatactactaataattgtaataacgatagtaataataatactactaataattgtaataacgatagtaataataatactactaataattgtaataacgatagtaacaataatattactaataatagcaatagcggtattaataataatattactaataatagcaatagtggtagtaataataatattactaataatagcaatagtggtagtaataataataacaaaataaccTTTGgctatgtaaataataaagaaaacattaataatagtaatcaCAGTGCAACTAATGCCAATTGTTCCATTAGAAGAACATCTGCTATTGAATCCATGCCCAACAGTGATAACATTGGCGGAGATAAAAAATACGTCAATAACAGTTTAGGagtaaattatacatataagaaAGACAATATGTTCTTAAATGAACTAAATAAGATGAATGAATATTGTATTTCGAATAAACGTATTATTAAGGgccaaaataatatattttgtaatagttcaagaaataatatggaaaatatgATTGATAGTTGTATAAGTATAGACAATAAATCAGAAGAATTTGAGcactataaaaatatgaacactaattatagtaaaaaaaataacaacaaatcattttttaaaaaagagaagagcTTAAATATGGAAGTGCAAGGCATAAGTGATGATAATACAATTAGCAGCACATTAGATGAACACATGAATAGAATTCTAAAAGGAAATAACAGAACGAACGATagtaataacatttttttcagAAAAGATGAAATATTTAGTTCAGcaggaaataataattgttttgaaaataatattgaaaatagtATCGAAAATAGTATTGAAAATAGTAACAAATGTGAggattataatttaaatgataacGAAGTTAATGAATCATTTgattatacaaataatttgttgaatatatttttgtcatgtaatagtataaatgaaaattttgatgAAGTAAATGAAGGTAGTACCAATTTTGACGAGTATAAATCAGACAcgaattcttttaataatatagagAAAAGTATGACAAATATATGTGAAATATTTAACAATTCTTCAAACAATAATTCTAATCTTTTTGGCAATTACAACTTTTATGGACAAACATGTTTACAATGTAAGCATTATaagaatgaaataaaaaacttaATGCAGCAAGTACAATTTTTAAGGGAAGAGCTTTTAagatataaacaaataattattgCATCGGgaataaatgataattttgataataaatttaataattggAATTACAACTAG
- a CDS encoding hypothetical protein (Plasmodium exported protein), producing MAYYMLCYNFEYVQLIQFLENISNALLFSLAVFVCSLRCNISALLKVLNVEILKCWNTFYGEQYIVYFVNTSQKEVLLNIIFLRSILTQFDQVVLKLLGRRIDRYFPTFLIWEPKIRIRQRITWQRGLSEISKSSDDVIVKEDGVSINHIEKLCKKKDGSISDKVYGIPLHDAKELFVELTDRILFNDYEKHVKTEKDISSSTYQTLKYMQKKIHKKVNILVNETKTFINELFENYDLLHDKNIEELSNVKVYLDVNGDNEFLLINGRDVYFYIKDVKFTRNIPLNIESSLEKMSEIYVHNEKIFSEYVKKVFKLEEDIKTYLGTGGNRFPLNYTHWNNRYINITQNVAVRAFMDEFYNYFNNIEMKLKHGFSTIIEIDISYLDSMLVAINDIIKATIEQKTTRLFGILHKLFQGYLKGILGFFTFLFEKEDIKNANTLRNIEKKKSEDAYDNNFLFDVENLYVEEKNDIKNSFIKFCTFIKRNFGFNIQSKGIQSLKKKIDLSNDKTEIIKQFKIIVHELLCRKQINKYFEWLNLLKKSNNTMRCYMRKFFGCVTPKNDSILIENRKLIPLITNFFEIREKNYYTFKKEDSEEDILLIIKDLKKTLHKYRISVKLLHLLVDELQVAKILNSEYENERMLYKSLEEEKRKALENYKKETGKGIETAKGCKEAMGKRGGLMEGKRMVEGYAVSMENNEKDIINNGTHIERYEMKEKEKLKILEAKKVAIDENKNAILFYMCLIKDFKL from the exons atggcatattatatgttatgttataattttgaatatGTACAGTTAATACAATTTTTAGAGAACATTTCAAATGCCCTTTTATTTAGTTTAGCTGTATT TGTCTGTTCGTTGAGGTGTAACATTAGCGCACTTTTGAAAGTACTAAACGTTGAAATATTGAAATGTTGGAATACATTTTATGGCGAACAATATAtagtttattttgttaatacttCACAGAAAGAAGTGttattgaatataatatttttgaggAGTATATTAACACAATTTGATCAAGTAGTGTTAAAATTGTTAGGAAGAAGGATTGATCGTTATTTCCCAACATTTTtgat ATGGGAACCTAAAATTAGAATAAGACAAAGAATAACATGGCAAAGAGGCCTTAGTGAAATATCGAAATCATCGGATGATGTTATTGTGAAAGAAGATGGAGTTTCTATAAATCATATAGAAAagttatgtaaaaaaaaagatgggAGTATTTCTGATAAAGTTTATGGAATACCACTACATGATGCAAAAGAGTTATTTGTAGAATTAACAGATAGAATACTTTTCAATGATTACGAAAAACATGTAAAAACAGAAAAGGATATATCTTCCTCAACATATCAgactttaaaatatatgcaaaaaaaaatacataaaaaagttaatattttagttaatgaaacaaaaacatttataaatgaattatttgaaaattatgattTACTACATGACAAAAATATAGAGGAACTGTCAAATGTAAAAGTATACTTAGATGTTAATGGTGAcaatgaatttttattaataaatggtAGAGatgtatatttctatattaagGATGTGAAATTTACTAGGAATATTCCACTTAATATAGAAAGTAGTTTGGAAAAAATGAgtgaaatatatgtacataatgaaaagatattttctgaatatgtaaaaaaagtttttaaacTTGAAGAAGACATTAAAACTTATTTAGGAACAGGTGGAAATAGATTTCCATTAAATTATACTCATTGGaataatagatatataaatattacgcAAAATGTTGCAGTGAGAGCTTTTATGGATgagttttataattattttaataatatagagATGAAATTAAAACATGGTTTTTCTACTATTATAGAAATTGATATTTCGTATTTAGACAGTATGCTAGTAGCTATAAATGACATAATAAAAGCAACGATAGAACAGAAAACGACTAGACTTTTTggaatattacataaattatttcaagGTTATTTAAAAGGCATTTTAGGCTTTTTTACTTTCCTTTTTGAAAAGgaggatataaaaaatgccAATACTTTACGtaatatagaaaagaaaaaatcagAGGATGcgtatgataataattttttatttgatgttgaaaatttatatgtagaagaaaaaaatgatataaaaaattcgtttattaaattttgtacatttataaaaagaaattttggGTTTAATATACAAAGTAAAGGTATacaatcattaaaaaaaaaaattgactTATCAAATGATAAGActgaaattataaaacaatttaaaattattgtacACGAATTGTTGTGtagaaaacaaataaataaatattttgaatggttaaatttattaaagaaaagtAATAATACTATGAGATGTTATATGAGAAAATTTTTTGGATGTGTTACACCTAAAAATGACTCTATTCTTATTGAAAATAGGAAACTGATACCATTaataactaatttttttgaaattagagaaaaaaattattatacttttaaaaaagaggATAGTGAAGAAGATATTCTGCTTATAATAAAAGacttaaaaaaaactttaCACAAATATAGAATTTCGGTCAAATTATTGCATTTATTAGTAGATGAATTACAAGTTGCAAAAATTCTTAATTCggaatatgaaaatgaaagGATGTTATACAAATCACTGGaggaggaaaaaagaaaggctctagaaaattacaaaaaggaAACGGGGAAAGGTATAGAAACCGCGAAAGGGTGCAAAGAAGCCATGGGAAAGAGGGGCGGACTTATGGAAGGGAAACGGATGGTAGAAGGATATGCAGTATCGatggaaaataatgaaaaggatataataaataatggaACGCATATAGAACGATACGAAATGaaggaaaaagagaaattaaAGATACTTGAAGCGAAAAAGGTTGCaattgatgaaaataaaaatgctattttgttttatatgtGTTTAATTAAAGATTTTAAACTTTAG